The Aquitalea magnusonii region TTGTGGCGACAACTGCGGACCGGCCACATCCAGATTCAGCCCATTGGACGCCGCTGGCGCACTGCCCGGCACCTGACCCGGCAAGGCGCTGAAGAAGGCATTGGCCAGATTCGCCAACTGGGCGACATCCGGCAGGCCGTCTGGCAGGCCGGAAGGCTTACTTGTAGGTATCTGGGTAGTCATGGTACTTGCCAATCTCCACGTCTTCGAGCACGGCCAGCGCATCTTCGGTCAGCACGGCCAGCGAGCAATACAGCGAAATCAGGTAGGACGCGATGGCGTTGCGGTTGATGCCCATGAAGCGCACCGACAGGCCCGGACTCTGTTCGCCCGCCACACCCGGCTGGTACAGGCCGATCACGCCCTGACGCTTTTCACCCACGCGCAGCAGCAGGATCTTGGTCTTGCCGTTTTCGTCGATAGGCAGCTTGTCCGACGGGATGATGGGCACACCGCGCCAGGTGATGAACTGCGAACCGAACAGGCTCACGGTCGGCGGCGGTACGCCACGGCGGGTGCATTCACGACCGAAGGCGGCAATGGCCAGCGGGTGGGCCAGGAAGAAGCCCGGCTCTTTCCATACCTTGGTCAACAGCTCGTCCAGATCGTCCGGGGTCGGTGCGCCGGTCAGGGTGGAGATGCGCTGGGTTTCGTCCACATTGGCCAGCAAGCCGTATTCCGGGTTGTTGATCAGCTCGGATTCCTGACGCTCCTTGATGGTTTCAATGGTCAGGCGCAGCTGTTCCTTGATCTGGTCGTGCGGACTGCTGTACAGGTCGGACACGCGGGTGTGTACGTCCAGCACGGTGGTGACCGCATTGAGGAACAATTCGCGCGGCTGTTCTTCGTAATCGACAAAGGTTTGCGGCAGTTCGGATTCGTCGCGCTGCGAGCAGGCCACCTGCACACCAGCGGCGTTTTTCACCCGGTTCAGACGGAAAATGCCCGCTTCTACCGGCGACCATTGCAGCAGATGCACCAGCCAGCGCGGGCTGATGGTGGACAACTGCGGTACGGTTTTGGTGGCATTGGCTAGCTGGCGCGCGGCGTTGTCGCCCAGTGCCTGTTTGACGTCCTGATGTTGAGACATGTCTGCTCCATAAGGGATGGTGGAAGAAACAAAACTGCAGGCAACACAGCCCCCTTGCCGGCGGCCTGCAGGCAAAGCTCCGCCCTGCCCGCTGCCCATGCAGCGGGATCAGGTGGTCAATCAGTGATTGGTAGTGGTGCGGTTAAGGTGAGGCGGCTTGCAGGCTGGCCTGGCTAATCTGACTGCCTGGCGGCACGCTGCGGGTGAGCCAGACATTGCCGCCGATGCTGGAGCCACGCCCGATGGTGATGCGCCCCAGCACAGTGGCCCCGGCATAAATCACCACATCGTCTTCCACGATGGGGTGGCGCGGCTGGCCCTTGAGCAGGCTGCCATCCTCGCCCTGTTCGAAGCGTTTAGCCCCCAGGGTGACGGCCTGATACAGCCGCACCCGCTCACCGATGACGGCGGTTTCGCCGATCACCACGCCGGTGCCGTGATCGATGAAGAAGCCGGCACCGATCTGCGCGCCGGGGTGAATGTCGATACCGGTTTCACCATGGGCGATTTCGGCAATGATGCGCGCCACCAGCGGCAGGCCGGCGCGATACAGCAAGTGCGCCAGACGGTGATGCAGGATGGCGTTGATGCCGGGATAGCACAGCAGCACTTCATCCACACTGCGCGCTGCCGGATCGCCTTGCCAGGCGGCGGTGATGTCGGCATCCAGCAGGCGGCGCTGATCGGGCAAGGCGGCGGCAAACTGCTGAACAATGGCCACCGACTGTGCCTCGATATCCTCTGCCGACAAACCGTTCAAGCGCGCGCTATAGCGCAGCTCCAGCACTACTTGCTCGGCCAGCGCATCCAGCGCCACCGCCAGGCTGTGGCCGACAAAAAAGTCCTCGCTGCTGTCACGCAGCCCCGGCGGACCCAGCCGCATCGGAAACAGCGCCGCTGCCAGCGTGGCCACGATGTCACGCAAGGCGGTACGGGACGGAAACTCGCGGGTGGAAAAATCCCGCAAACGGCCCTGGCTTTGCCGCCAGTCGGCACGCGCCGCATGCAGGGCGCTGACTACGCTGTCCAGATGCCAGTCGTGTACCACCGGCTGGGCAGGACCAAAGGGGCGGACCAGATCATTCATCGCTGCACTCGCTCTATCGTCAGTCGGGCCGGGCCGGGTTTCAGTCTTGCTGCCAAGGCAGGTTCCAGTAGCGCCAGCCACCCACGTCACCACGCTGGTTCTGGCTGTCCAGATCGCCTTCAAACCCTTCCAGCACGTTGTACACCTGGGTAAAGCCAGCCTTGGCCGCTGCCTCGGCGGCGGCGGCGGAACGCTTGCCGCTGCGGCACAGCAGCACCACGATGCTGTCCTTGCCACCGGTCTTGTTTTCCAGCTCGCGCAGGAAGCGCGGATTCTTGATCAGCGCCGTGCCGGTCTGCCAGGCCACATGCAGTGAGCCTGGCACCTGGCCGACGAATTTGCGCTCCTCGGCGGTACGCACATCCACCAGCGTGGCGACACCGGCTTCCACCAGCGACCAGGCTTCCAGCGGGTAGAGCGCGCCGGTATAGGCAAGGCCGCTGTCCGCGGCACGCAGGCGGGCGATTTCCAGCAGCTCTTCGCTGGCACTGACTGCGTCGGTGGCGCTGAGGTGATGGCCGCTAGGTCCGGCCTGGTTGGTATTCGGGGTGGTGCTGGAGGTGGTGTTGGTCTGCAGTTGCGTCATATTGGTCTCCCTGGCTGATGCCATCTGGCTTGCAGACCAATATACGCGGCAGTGCGCCGCCGACTAAGCAAGAAAAACTGCAGTGATTATGAAGAAAATAGATAACCATGCCGTTATTATGGCATTTTCTGGCATAACAAAAAGAATCGTCGCTTTCTCAGCAGACAAGTGCTTACCGAACAAGGGAAAGTGCGTGATGGATGCTTTGAAAATACAAAACGGGATGGCGTTTGCCATCCCGTTTTCAGTCAGCAGTGCGTATCAAGTCCGGATCAGAACGCCGGAATCACTGCGCCCTGGTACTTGGTTTCGATGAACTTCTTGGCTTCCGGGCTGTTCAGCGCAGCAGCCAGTTTCTTGATGGCGGCGCTGTTCTTGTTGTCCGGACGGGCTACCAGCAGGTTGGCATACGGCGAGGTGGTTTCGGTGAACAGGCCATCCTTCTTCGGGTTCAGCTTGGCTTCCAGCGCGTAGTTGGCGTTGATCAGCGCAACGTCCACCTGATTCAGCACGCGCGGCAGGGTAGCGGCTTCCAGTTCCTTGATCTTGATGTTCTTCGGGTTGGACACGATGTCCTTGGTGGTCGGGTAGATGTTCTTGCGATCCTTCAGCTTGATCACACCGCCCTGATCCAGCAGCAGCAGTGCGCGGCCGGCATTGGTCGGGTCATTCGGGATGGCCACGGTAGCGCCTTGCGGCAGGTCGGCCACTTTCTTGTACTTGCTGGAGTAAGCGGCAAACGGCTCGATGTGTACCGGCTTGGAAGCCACCACCAGATGGGTGCCACGGTCCTTGTTGAACTTGTCCAGATACGGAATGTGCTGGAAGAAGTTGGCATCCAGCTGCTTTTCTTCTACCTGGGTGTTAGGCAGCACGTAGTCGTTGAACACCTTTACTTGCAGATCCACACCTTGCTTGGCCAGGGTGGGCTTCAGGGCTTCGAGGATTTCAGCATGCGGCACCGGCGAGGCAGCCACGGTCAGCTTTACATTTTCGGCGTGGACGGCCAGGGCGGCCACGCTCAGGCTCAGGGCAGCAAACAGCTTGGAAACGCGTTTCATCGTTTTTTTCTCCAGATCAATGGGCAAAGGGGCTCCATGCAGCCGGTCAAGTCCGGCTGCACAGGGATTCACAACAAAGGGAATGCAGTAATGTGCTGGCGGCTGACTCAGCCGAAGCGACAGCGGCGCACCAGGGCGTCGCCCGCGGTTTGCAGGGCTTGTACCAGCACCAGCAGCAGGGCCACGGTGACGATCATCACCTCGGTCTGGAAGCGCTGATAGCCGTAGCGGATGGCCAGATCGCCCAGCCCGCCGCCGCCAATCACCCCGGACATGGCGGTGTAACCCACCAACGCCACGGCGGTGACGGTAGCCGCGCCGATCAGACCGGGCATGGCCTCGGGCAGCAGCACCTTGAACACGATCTGCGGCAGTTTGGCCCCCATGGACTGGCTGGCTTCAATCACGCCGCGGTCGATTTCGCGCAGCACGTTTTCCACCAGGCGGCCAAAGAAGGGAATGGCCCCCACCACCAGCGGCACGATGGCACCGGCCACGCCGATGGAGGTACCCACCAGCAGCAGGGTGAGCGGAATCAGCACAATCAGCAAAATGACAAACGGCAGCGAACGCAGCACGTTCACCAGGAAAGACAGCACCGCATACAGGCGCGGGCGGGCACGTAGCTGGCCCGGTGCGCTGATGTACAGCAGCACGCCCAGCGGCAGGCCGAACACGATGGTAAACAGCAGGGACACACCCAACATGGTCAGGGTATCCAGCGTGGCGGTGCCGATTTCCGGCCAGTCCACCGTCAACAACAGGCTTGGGTCGAATCCGCTCATGCCAGCACCTCGCAACGTACACCCTCGCGGGCAAAAATCTCCGGCAGGGCCGGCAGTTCCACATCAGACGCCACCACGCCCACTAGCAACTGGCCGCAAGGCGTGTCACGGATTTCGCTCAAGGTGCCACTGAGCAGGTTGACGCGCAGGCCGGTCGCACGGCCCACCTTGTCCAGCACCGGGCTGAGCGTGGGCTCGCCAACAAAGGTGAGCTTGAGCAGCGGCACGCCAATGCGCGCACGCCAGGCGTCCACCCGTTCGCCCTGGCCGAAACCGGTTTCGGCCAGCAGGCTGCGGGTGACCGCATGCTGCGGCTGCAGGAACACATCCAGCACACTGCCCTTTTCCACCACCTTGCCGTGATCCATTACCGACACGTGGTCGCACAGTTGGCGAATCACGCGCATGTCGTGGGTAATCAGCACGATGGTGAGATTGAGCTGGCGGTTGATGTCGGCCAGCAGGGCCAGAATGGAATCGGTGGTTTCCGGGTCCAGCGCCGAGGTGGCTTCGTCACACAGCAGCAGGTCCGGGTGATTGGCCAGCGCACGGGCAATACCCACGCGCTGCTTTTGCCCGCCGGACAATTGCGACGGACGTTTTTCCTTGTGATCGGCCAGGCCCACCAGTTGCAACAGCTCGTCCACGCGGGCGTCCATTTGTGCCGGGGTCAGGGTACCGGCCAGCTCCAGCGGGAAGCGCACATTGCCGCCCACGGTGCGCGAACGCAGCAGATTGAAATGCTGGAACACCATACCGATGCGCTGGCGGCGCAGTTGCAACTCGGCTTCCGGCAAGGCGGTGAGTTCCTGCTCGCCCAGTGTCACCGTGCCGCTATCCGGACGTTCCAACAGGTTGAGACAACGAATCAGGGTACTTTTACCGGCCCCCGAGCGGCCGATGATGCCGTAGATTTCACCGGCGGCCACTTGCAGGCTGACATCGTCCAGCGCAGCGATGCGGCGGCCTTCATGGCTGAAATGTTTGCTGAGATTGCGTACTTCTATCATACCGTCTGCGTTCTATCCCCTGCCCTGATCAGGCAGAAAGCGGGTGAGCGACGGGGGATAACCCGTCAGGAGTGGCAAGTCTAGCGATAGTTGCTGCAAACCAAAAATAATAAAAATTTTGTTGTATATCGTTTTGGAGAATATTGGATACAGAAGACTGCATCCCTCCAACGCCGCTTGCCAGCCGCACCCGCGCGGCCGGCAAGCGGCAGTCGTCAGCGGCGCTCAAGCCAGCGTGGCGATGGATACTTCAGTGGATTTGACGAAGGCCACCACCGGCGAGCCCACTTTGAGCTGCAGTTCGCGCACCGAACGGGTGGTGATCACCGAGGTGACAATGCCGGAGGCGGTTTCCACGTCCACTTCGGACAATACCGGTCCTTCGATGATTTCCTTGATCACGCCCTTGAACTGGTTGCGCACATTAATGGATTGAATGCTCATGCTCTGCTTTCTATGTAATGGTGTTACAAGGCCCAGTGCAGCTGCGAGAAATGCAGCGCCGCGAGCGGTGTTTCATTGATTAACGGTGCATTGAAGGAAGGCCCTTGCAGCACGCGCTGCAGGATGTGCTGTTCCAGCGCCACAAAGCGGCTATCTGCCGGGTTGCGGCTGCGCGGCAGCTCCACCGGCAAATCCAGCGCCACCCGGCCCTCTTCCAGCAACACCACGCGGTCGGCCAGGGTCACGGCTTCGCTGACATCATGGGTCACCAGCACCGTGGTGCAGCCATGCTGCTGCCACAGCCGCTCGATCAGGCCCTGCATTTCCAGCCGGGTGAGCGCATCCAGCGCGCCCAGCGGTTCGTCCAGCAACAGCAGCGAGGGCTGATGCACCAGCGCCCGCGCCAGGGCCACCCGCTGGCGCTGGCCGCCGGACAGCCGGGCCGGCCATTCCCCTGCCCGGTCAAGCAGCCCTACTTCGGCCAAGGCCTGCTCGGCTTCGCCGCGGCGGCTGGCCGGCAAGCCCAGCGCCACATTGTCCAGCACGCTTTTCCACGGCAGCAGGCGGGCTTCCTGAAACATCACCCGCACGCTTTGTCCTGCCGGCTGTTGCAACAGGCCGCCATCAGGCTGATCCAGCCCGGCCAACAGGCGCAGCAAGGTGCTCTTGCCGCAACCGGAGCGGCCCACTATGGCCAGGAACTGACCTTGCGGAATCAGCAGATTGAGTTGGTCCAGCACCACGCGATCGCCAAAACGCCGGCTCAGATCCTGCAGATGGATGGGGCTGGCGCTGTTGAGATCATCCAGTTTCATCATGTTCTCCTCAGGCGGCCTTGAAGTAGGACGGATGCCAGCGCAGCCAGCGTTTTTCCAGCGTCCGGGCGGCCACATCCACCACCTTGCCCAGCGCGGCATACAGCAGGATGGACAGCACCACGATGTCGGTTTGCAGGAATTCGCGCGCATTGGCGGCCAGGTAGCCAATACCGCTGGTGGCCGACAGGGTTTCCGCCACGATCAGGATGATCCAGGCAATGCCCAGTGCGTAGCGGATGCCCACCAGGATGGACGGCAAGGCACCGGGCAACACCACCTGGCGGAACAGCGCATTACCACTGAGGCCATAGCTGCGCGCCATTTCCAGCAACTGCGGGTCCAGCGAGCGGATGCCGTGATAAGTGTTGAGGTAGACCGGAAACAGTACGGCAAAGGCCACCAGAAACACCTTGGCCGATTCGTCGATGCCAAACCACAGAATCACCAGCGGCAGGATGGCCAGCGGCGGGATATTACGCAGCATCTGCAAGGTGGTATCAAACAGCGCCTCGCCCAGACGCGACACCCCGGTAAGCAGGCCCAGCGACAGGCCAAGCCCGGCACCGATGACAAAACCGGCAGCCACCCGGCCAAAGCTGACCGCCAGATGACGGAACAGGTCGCCACTGATCAGCAGTTGCCAGAAGGCCACTACCACTTCGCTGGGGGCAGGCAGCACGCGGTGATTGAGCCAGCCGGCCACCGAGGCCAGTTGCCAGAACGCCAGCAGCAGAATGGGCACCAGCCAGGGCAGCAGGCGCTGCCACAGGCCTTGCGCCAATGCATGTGAACGTGACATGGCCATGCTCCTCAGGAAGCCGCCGCCTGGCGGGTTTCATTGGGCAATAGCTGGTTGGCCATCACCTCGCCTGCCGGTTGCTGGCCGATGCTGGGCTTGAGACGATCCGGCAGATGCGGGAACAGCAGCTCGGCCACGCGGTAGGCTTCGTCCAGATGCGGATAACCGGAGAACACGAAGGTTTCGATGCCCAGCTCGGCGTATTCCTGCATGCGGCGCGCCACGGTGGGGCCATCGCCCACCAGCGCCGTGCCTGCGCCGCCGCGCACCAGGCCGATGCCGGCCCACAGATTGGGTGAGATTTCCAGCTTGTCGCGGCTGCCGCCATGCAGCGCAGCCATGCGGCGCTGGCCTTCGGAATCGGCCCGTGCCAGGGTTTTCTGCGCATTGGCGATGGTGGCGTCATCCAGACGGCTGATCAGCCGCTCGGCTGCGGCCCAGGCTTCTGCATTGGTTTCGCGCACGATGATGTGCAGGCGGATGCCAAAGCGCACCGTGCGGCCCAGCTTGGCGGCGCGCGCCCGCACATCGGCAATCTTCTTGGCCACTTCCGCTGGCGGTTCGCCCCAACTGAGGTAGACATCCACATGTTCGGCCGCCAGATCATGCGCGGCATCGGAAGAGCCACCGAAATACAGCGGCGGATACGGCTTGCTCACTGGCGGATACAGCAACTGCGCATCGCTCACCTTGATGTGCTTGCCATCCAGATTCACCTTGTCACCGGCCAGTACGCCCTTCCAGATGTGCAGGAATTCGCTGGCAGCTTCGTAGCGTTCGTCATGACTCAGCCAGCTACCATCACCGGCCAGTTCCACCGGGTCGCCCCCGGCCACCACATTCACCAGCAGGCGGCCTTGCGACAGGCGGTCAAAGCTGGAAGCCATGCGTGCCGCCACCGTGGGCGACATGATGCCGGGGCGCACCGCCACCAGGAATTTCAGCTTGCGCGTGGCCGGAATCAGCGTGGCGGCAGTCACCCACGGGTCTTCGCATGAACGCCCGGTGGGAATCAGCGCACCATCAAAACCCAGGCTGTCTGCCGCGCGGGCAATCTGGGTGAGGTAGTCCAGGTCCACGGTGCGCGCCCCTTCCGGGCTGCCCAGATAACGTCCGTCACCATGGGTAGGGAAAAACCAGAAAATCTGCATGTCCATTATTCCTGTCTTGTTCTTGACTTGATCTTGTCGGGGCTCAGGGCTTCCACACCGCGTCTTGCACCTTGATGGCCTTGGGAATCAGGCCCAGCGCGTGGAAGGTGTCGGCCACCTGTTGTTGTTGCTGAACGGTTTTGGCATTGACATAGCTGACGCTGTAGTCCGGATGACGCGCCAACATGGCGGCATAGGTTTCCGCTTCCAGCCCGGTGTAGCCGGACAGGGTTTTGGCCACTTGCTGCACATTGCCGCGCAGTTGTTTGTTGTTGTCGGTCAGCGCTTTGAACACGATGGCAATCACCTTGGGGTTGGCCTGGGCAAAGTCGCGCGCCGCCAGATAGAAGGTGTTGTTGGCGCTCAGGCCCTTGCCGCTGGACAGCACCCGCACACCACCGGCGCGGCTGGCCGCGGCGTAGTACGGGTCCCAGATACTCCAGGCGTCCACGCTGCCGCGCTCGAAGGCGGCGCGCGCCTCGGACGGCGTCAGATAAACCGGGGTGATGTCGCTGTACTGCAAGCCGGCTTTTTTCAGTGCCGCCACCGTCAGGTAGTGCGCGCTGGAGCCCTTGGTAAAGGCCACCCGCTTGCCCTTGAGGTCAGCCAGCTTCTTGATGGTCGAACCGGCCGGCACCAGGATGGCGGAGGATTCCGGCTTGGAAGGCTCCTGGCCGATATACACGATATTGGCCCCGGCAGCCTGGGCGAACACCGGCGGGGAATCACCGGTCATGCCGATGCTGACACTGCCGGCATTCATGGCTTCCAGAATCGGCGGCCCGGCCTGGAACTCATACCATTTCACCGTCACGCCCAGCGGGGCTAGCTGTTTTTCCAGCGTGCCTTGTGCTTTGAGCGAAACCAGATTGATGGCGCTTTTCTGGTAGCCCACGTTCAGGTCCAGCGCCTGGGCCGCCAGCGACCAACCGGCCAGCACGGCCAGGCCCAGTGTTTTTTTCAGAATTGATGCAGTCATGGTGTATCCGGATTTACAGGCTGATCAGCCGGGAAATGAAATCGTTGGCATAGCGCAGCGCATGCGGGGCCGGGGCGTTCACCCCCAGCAGGGCGGCAAACTCATGCACGGCGGTTTGCAGGCGCTGTTCCAGCTCCTCGGCCAGTTCGGCCTCGCCGTTGGCATTGGCGCCGATTTGCGACTCCACCGCATACACGCCCTGATGGATGGCGCTGGCCTTGAGCGCCGCCAGTACCGGCTTGATGGAGTAATCCACCGCCAGCAAATGGCCGGGGCTGCCGCCGCTTACCAGTGGCAATACCGGCTTGCCGGCCAGGCCGCCTTCGGGAATCAGGTCCAGCAGCACCTTGAGTGCGCCGGCATAGGCCGCCTTGTACACCGGGGTGGCAATGATCAGGCCGCTGGCCGCGCCAACCCGCTGCTGGAAGTCCTGGATTTGCGGGTGAGAAAACTGGCCGTACAACAGTGCATCGGCCGGAAAGTCGTGAATGCTGATGGTTTGCAGCTCGATATCCAGTGCGGCCAGCGCAACACGGCTGCGATCAATCAGACGCGCAGTGCGCGAGGTTTTACTGGGGCTGCCGAGAATGGCGAGAACGGTCATGGGTGGGTTTTCCGCAGTGCGTCATGGCAATGGACAGCACCTTAGCAGAGCCGCTTTATATCCATAAGCAAGAAAAAATGATCTTGTTATCAAGAAAAATGCTTATGGAAAAAGCGGATATGCATAGCAAAAAAGCTCCGCCACGCACGGCAAAGCACGCCGCCCCGATAAAACAGCAGTGCAGCACGCTCCGGGAAAACCGCGCCAGCTTGCCGCCGCAAGCTGCCAAACCGCACTGCCGGGCCACCGCCGACTTGCTCAATAGCAGCGCGTGCGGGCAAGGATGCAGAATTTGCCTGCCAGCCAAACCCTGGCGCGGGATGGCTCTGACTACCCAAATGACCCGGCTGCTTGCAAAATGGCGGCCTGTCATCCGGAAACCATCACCATGAGCCAGCATCTCCTGATCATCGATCCGCAAAACGACTTTTGCGACCTGCCCACCGCAGCCCTGCCGGTAACGGGGGCCTGCCGCGACATGGCGCGGCTTGCCAAGCTGATTGAGCAGCATGGCCCGGCACTGGATGCCATCACCGTCACCCTGGACAGCCACCACCGCTACGACATCGCTCACCCGGCTTTCTGGCGCGGCCCGGCGGGCGAGCAGCCGCTGCTCTGCCCCATCACCCTGGCCGATGTGGATGCCGGACGC contains the following coding sequences:
- a CDS encoding sulfonate ABC transporter substrate-binding protein, with amino-acid sequence MTASILKKTLGLAVLAGWSLAAQALDLNVGYQKSAINLVSLKAQGTLEKQLAPLGVTVKWYEFQAGPPILEAMNAGSVSIGMTGDSPPVFAQAAGANIVYIGQEPSKPESSAILVPAGSTIKKLADLKGKRVAFTKGSSAHYLTVAALKKAGLQYSDITPVYLTPSEARAAFERGSVDAWSIWDPYYAAASRAGGVRVLSSGKGLSANNTFYLAARDFAQANPKVIAIVFKALTDNNKQLRGNVQQVAKTLSGYTGLEAETYAAMLARHPDYSVSYVNAKTVQQQQQVADTFHALGLIPKAIKVQDAVWKP
- a CDS encoding rhodanese-like domain-containing protein → MTQLQTNTTSSTTPNTNQAGPSGHHLSATDAVSASEELLEIARLRAADSGLAYTGALYPLEAWSLVEAGVATLVDVRTAEERKFVGQVPGSLHVAWQTGTALIKNPRFLRELENKTGGKDSIVVLLCRSGKRSAAAAEAAAKAGFTQVYNVLEGFEGDLDSQNQRGDVGGWRYWNLPWQQD
- the ssuC gene encoding aliphatic sulfonate ABC transporter permease SsuC, which encodes MSRSHALAQGLWQRLLPWLVPILLLAFWQLASVAGWLNHRVLPAPSEVVVAFWQLLISGDLFRHLAVSFGRVAAGFVIGAGLGLSLGLLTGVSRLGEALFDTTLQMLRNIPPLAILPLVILWFGIDESAKVFLVAFAVLFPVYLNTYHGIRSLDPQLLEMARSYGLSGNALFRQVVLPGALPSILVGIRYALGIAWIILIVAETLSATSGIGYLAANAREFLQTDIVVLSILLYAALGKVVDVAARTLEKRWLRWHPSYFKAA
- the epsC gene encoding serine O-acetyltransferase EpsC; this encodes MNDLVRPFGPAQPVVHDWHLDSVVSALHAARADWRQSQGRLRDFSTREFPSRTALRDIVATLAAALFPMRLGPPGLRDSSEDFFVGHSLAVALDALAEQVVLELRYSARLNGLSAEDIEAQSVAIVQQFAAALPDQRRLLDADITAAWQGDPAARSVDEVLLCYPGINAILHHRLAHLLYRAGLPLVARIIAEIAHGETGIDIHPGAQIGAGFFIDHGTGVVIGETAVIGERVRLYQAVTLGAKRFEQGEDGSLLKGQPRHPIVEDDVVIYAGATVLGRITIGRGSSIGGNVWLTRSVPPGSQISQASLQAASP
- a CDS encoding MetQ/NlpA family ABC transporter substrate-binding protein; protein product: MKRVSKLFAALSLSVAALAVHAENVKLTVAASPVPHAEILEALKPTLAKQGVDLQVKVFNDYVLPNTQVEEKQLDANFFQHIPYLDKFNKDRGTHLVVASKPVHIEPFAAYSSKYKKVADLPQGATVAIPNDPTNAGRALLLLDQGGVIKLKDRKNIYPTTKDIVSNPKNIKIKELEAATLPRVLNQVDVALINANYALEAKLNPKKDGLFTETTSPYANLLVARPDNKNSAAIKKLAAALNSPEAKKFIETKYQGAVIPAF
- a CDS encoding family 2A encapsulin nanocompartment shell protein translates to MSQHQDVKQALGDNAARQLANATKTVPQLSTISPRWLVHLLQWSPVEAGIFRLNRVKNAAGVQVACSQRDESELPQTFVDYEEQPRELFLNAVTTVLDVHTRVSDLYSSPHDQIKEQLRLTIETIKERQESELINNPEYGLLANVDETQRISTLTGAPTPDDLDELLTKVWKEPGFFLAHPLAIAAFGRECTRRGVPPPTVSLFGSQFITWRGVPIIPSDKLPIDENGKTKILLLRVGEKRQGVIGLYQPGVAGEQSPGLSVRFMGINRNAIASYLISLYCSLAVLTEDALAVLEDVEIGKYHDYPDTYK
- the ssuD gene encoding FMNH2-dependent alkanesulfonate monooxygenase translates to MQIFWFFPTHGDGRYLGSPEGARTVDLDYLTQIARAADSLGFDGALIPTGRSCEDPWVTAATLIPATRKLKFLVAVRPGIMSPTVAARMASSFDRLSQGRLLVNVVAGGDPVELAGDGSWLSHDERYEAASEFLHIWKGVLAGDKVNLDGKHIKVSDAQLLYPPVSKPYPPLYFGGSSDAAHDLAAEHVDVYLSWGEPPAEVAKKIADVRARAAKLGRTVRFGIRLHIIVRETNAEAWAAAERLISRLDDATIANAQKTLARADSEGQRRMAALHGGSRDKLEISPNLWAGIGLVRGGAGTALVGDGPTVARRMQEYAELGIETFVFSGYPHLDEAYRVAELLFPHLPDRLKPSIGQQPAGEVMANQLLPNETRQAAAS
- a CDS encoding TOBE domain-containing protein encodes the protein MSIQSINVRNQFKGVIKEIIEGPVLSEVDVETASGIVTSVITTRSVRELQLKVGSPVVAFVKSTEVSIATLA
- the ssuE gene encoding NADPH-dependent FMN reductase, whose amino-acid sequence is MTVLAILGSPSKTSRTARLIDRSRVALAALDIELQTISIHDFPADALLYGQFSHPQIQDFQQRVGAASGLIIATPVYKAAYAGALKVLLDLIPEGGLAGKPVLPLVSGGSPGHLLAVDYSIKPVLAALKASAIHQGVYAVESQIGANANGEAELAEELEQRLQTAVHEFAALLGVNAPAPHALRYANDFISRLISL
- a CDS encoding NIL domain-containing protein; the protein is MDAWRARIGVPLLKLTFVGEPTLSPVLDKVGRATGLRVNLLSGTLSEIRDTPCGQLLVGVVASDVELPALPEIFAREGVRCEVLA
- a CDS encoding methionine ABC transporter permease, whose product is MSGFDPSLLLTVDWPEIGTATLDTLTMLGVSLLFTIVFGLPLGVLLYISAPGQLRARPRLYAVLSFLVNVLRSLPFVILLIVLIPLTLLLVGTSIGVAGAIVPLVVGAIPFFGRLVENVLREIDRGVIEASQSMGAKLPQIVFKVLLPEAMPGLIGAATVTAVALVGYTAMSGVIGGGGLGDLAIRYGYQRFQTEVMIVTVALLLVLVQALQTAGDALVRRCRFG
- a CDS encoding ATP-binding cassette domain-containing protein; the encoded protein is MMKLDDLNSASPIHLQDLSRRFGDRVVLDQLNLLIPQGQFLAIVGRSGCGKSTLLRLLAGLDQPDGGLLQQPAGQSVRVMFQEARLLPWKSVLDNVALGLPASRRGEAEQALAEVGLLDRAGEWPARLSGGQRQRVALARALVHQPSLLLLDEPLGALDALTRLEMQGLIERLWQQHGCTTVLVTHDVSEAVTLADRVVLLEEGRVALDLPVELPRSRNPADSRFVALEQHILQRVLQGPSFNAPLINETPLAALHFSQLHWAL